The region TAAGACCACAGTTACGGTGACTAACTTCAGAAGGAAGAGGGCAGCTACATAGCCAAGACCTATCCTGGGACAAGGTGTTGAAGTAGAGGGCTACTCCAGGCATCCAAATCAGGAAAACCAACACAGATTGTATACAAGAAGGGTAATAGGAGACTCTATTTCCTAAAGAAACTGAGATCCTTCAAAGCATCCAACAAAATGCTGCAGATCACCCAATTTTAGACTTTGCTGAAGTCTGCTGGGGAGCTGGTGACTCCAACATACTGAATAAACTGATCAGACAGGCTGGCTCTGTGACTGGCTGCACACACGACACTTACGAAAGAGCTGTGATCGAGACGAGGCCACTGAACAGTCTGCTATCCATCATAGATAATCTTGACCACCCTCTGCAACACTTACTAAACAGACAGCAGAGCCTGCCTCAGATACACTGCCACAAGGAGAGATATACAAAATCTTCCCTTCCACATGCCATCACACTCTATAATTCAATACATCCGCCTACCAGAAAGCCATCTGCCAGATAATCCGGGTGTTATCTTTAATGTTCAATTTAAGTGCTGTAACGATAGCATTTCCCGAATATGGGATAAATAGGGCTGATTTATTAATAACCACCTGTGTTCATCCCGAATAATTTACCACCTGGTGATTACTGCTCACGTCGATGCTCTACTATTTCACCATCTACTTTTAAAGGCGGCACTCACACGATGAAGGGCTGAAGACATTCGCTCCTTAGTTTTTGGTTCATTGTTTATATTCCCTGGGTTAAGCTAGCTTTTAGCTACATTAGCCAGTCAACAGTTAGCCCAGTAAACGTTAGTTTAATGACTTTACCTTCGATGAGCCGagattttgttgttttacatGGAGCCTCGCTGACTATTTGCAGCAAAACGTCACTGGTAAACTCCACATGCTAACCGCCATCTCAAAAAAATCACGCTAATAAAACGAGACTAACGGCAGCCTGCCCGCAGGCGCAGCTGCTGCTTATAGCCAGTTGACTAAGCAGCATCCTCATACGGTGTGAGTGGGTGTTTAGTGTAAACGTCGGTTAGAACTGTCACGAAACGCCATCACACGTTAACCTGTTGATTCACCTGCCGCTGAATAAACAATAGCTGCATGGACAATTATTAAACGTTACTGACAGACCCATTGTTACATGTATTGACAGAGCCCAATCCCCGAGAAACTGGCTGCAATCCAGCTGGAGgcccagcagggggcgctcCGGAGATATTCAATTAGCTGACAGTGCAACACGGATAAAACAACAGCTTCTAGACAAAACGGTCAATGTGTAATTTAATTTTCGCATATCTCATCGATAATGGGCCTGTACTGAAATAAAACGATGTTCCTGTCCTTTAGTTAGTCCTCACAGAGAAGCTTATGCTGCCCAAAAGCTAGCATTTTACTAAGACACACGTTTCTACAAGCGTTAAATAAACAGTGGAAGAAAAGTTAAACCGCAACAGAAAACAACATGTGTGATGGTTGTGGTGGTTGAACGGGACGCTGCCAGGAGGTTAGTTGCTAGAAATTCTCAGCTACTGGTGGATTCATGCCCAAAAGTAAAATGGCGGATGCAGTAAAGCGGCTCATAGtgctgtgaaaataaataaaaccgcCAACGTTTATCTCCAAACAAAATATCATAAAAATTTCAAATTTTCCTCAATGAAGTTTacacttttaaaaatgcaaaagataaaatgaaaatgaaatacccccacccaccccttgCACCTAAATaaagttcaaggttcaaggttctttatttgtcacatgcatagttatacaagtataacacacagtgaaatgtagcctgacacgctcctcgacatgtgcaaaaactgggggggtgtagaggaagaacattttatatatatatatatatatatatatatatatatatatatatatatatatatatatatatatatatacacactgggtgaatgtgcagtagtagcagcaagcaggtgaattctgtacattaatatgaatagacatctgactattttacaggatagacaatataaacattaaaattaaaggaatttggaatgtacattgtgccttggtttagagtgtctggaagagagtcctgtctcagtcaattatagatgatgtgagagggcgggtgtgtgtgtttagggcacggatggcttggggatagaagctcctcttgagtctctctgtccttgcccggaagatgcggaaccttctaccagattgcagaagttggaacagtttgttgccaggatgggacgggtccttcagtatctgcgctgctctagtccggcatctcctggtgtgtcCTGAAGcagggggagagcaatcctgcagcagcgttctgctgtacggatcactctctggagagctttttggtccttcacacagctgttcccgaaccacggtgtcatgttctgtgtgaggatgctctccacagcgcctgtatagaaaatcctgaggatctttggagggaccctgaacttcctcagttgtcgtaggtgatacaggcgctgcctagcctttttggtctggacctgaatgtgggcagcccatgtcaggtctgaggagatgtggacaccaagatacttgaaggactgcaccctctccactggagctccattgatgataatgggcttgtagtctctgtgctgaccccttctgaagtccaccaccagctccttggtcttgcagacgttcagctggaggtggttgtcctggcaccacgatgccagattcttcacttcatccatgtaggccgcctcatcgttgttggagatggcacccaacaccactgtgtcgtcagcaaacttcacaatggtgttggagccatgggtggccacacagtctgaagtgtagagggagtagagcagtggcgagaggacacatccctgaggtgctcctgtgttgatggtgatgctgttggagaagcacctgcccaccctcaccacctgagttctgccagtgaggaagtcaaacacccatgcacacagacggctgttaagtcccagatccctgagctttgtgaacagtctgcagggcactattgcgttaaacgctgaactgtaatcaacaaacagcattcgcacatagttaccctgtttcttgtccacgtggctgagagtggtgtgtaggacgtgggcgatggcatcctctgtggatctgttggatctgtaggcgaactgcagcggatctgtggtgtctgggatggaggaggagatgatgttcttcagcagcctctcaaacaccttcattactaccgaggtcagtgcaactggccggtaatcgttcagggatgagggtttgctgttcttgggcacagtgatgatggtggatcttttgaagcatgtggggaccacagacatcaaacatcaaaattattataatttttttaagtttccacAAATATCTAATGGTAAAACTCAATGTGTAATAAACACTGggaaatacattaaaataattTCACGAAAAATTCCTTCACTGTAGCCTACTGTAATTTTAACTGGATTTTTTGAGTCACCTCCCATTAGCGCCCCCTATAAAACAAGAAGTCCAGAAAGTGGAAGCTCTCTGATGCCCTGTATGAATCAACATGGAGTTAAATTAAAGGGCCATCTCGCCCTGTTCTCGTTTTCTTATTTATCATTTTCCATTTAATTTGCTTCCAACGCACACCGGGATCCCTGCAGCAGGTTTGAGGCAGGGTTAAATGAGCATCAGTTTAAAAAACCGTACAGAAGAGGCTCAAACAGCTGTCACATGCAGCACCTGCCCTGTCTCACACACGCTTGGCTGTTTTTACCGCAGTGCATCTGCAGCAACAGCCTCTCAACAGAGGTGCCGCTGTGGCGCAGGAAAAAACACCGTTAACTGAGCACTGGACGGATTTATTTGAGggttgtgtgtatgttttttttaattgcgtGTCTGGTTTATATGCCTGCGTGTGCGCTCACGCAGTTTGACCTGCAATGCCAACGCGAACGAAACATCTTTTCTCCGAGCACGGGGTCATTAGATAGCTgaaattatacaaaaaaaaaatatagctGCCATCGCAGGAGAGGACAgtatttttctatattttttccAGGAGAGACGACTCTGCTCGAGGAGAGGAGGCCTGATCAGGACAGTGGCTCTGATTTCATTGATCCGATTAAGGATAATTACCATTAGACCATTAGACTGGTCTCTATTAAATACTGGTAGCGTGTACCCTGTAAAAGGTAGCCATTTGTTTCCTGCCGTAGAGCATGCAAATTGATTATAAATGCACTGGCATGTAAATGTATTGTTGACGTTTATTCAGTAGCTGGCATGTTGCACTCTTGAACACATTCATTTTAACCTCGTAAGCGTCTATACTCTCTGTAATTTTCCAACATTTAGAGCGGAGCATGCCCCAGGGAGGTCTACTGATTGCTCTCTGCATCTCATATTAAAAGgacctcaggaaaaaaaaatcataacctCAGGGTGCGGATCTGGGGAGCACTGTGAGTTAACAGATATCTGGATCGTTTCATAAGCTATTTGATTATTGATAGCAGAAAAGGTCACCGCGTGGATGCGGGAGGCCAGTGGGTGTGTAAATTGGGGGAACTGTCTCAAAAGGAGCAATAATTTGTGGCAATAAATTCTGCAACCAGAATTCTGGAAACTGTTGCCGGCTTGAGCCAAAGACCTGAGTGGTTCCACGGGACATTACATTTACGCGTATACGGTTTGCACTTTACAATGCATGTTTAGCTGCTAGTTGTCACCAACACATGACATCAGcctgcacttaaaaaaaaaaaaacaatacagaTAAGCTTCCTGAAATCTACAAGAAAACATTTGCAAATATCCATCCTGCTATTGCAAACTCGGAGGTGCTCAGTGCGTGAGTGTCACTAGGCTCCGTGAAAGCTTCAAGAACCATTTTAGGGTTGTACTTTTTGAGGCCCCTCCTTCGATAAAACATCTGGAGTTATGGCACTACTACGTTTTCTGCTATTTTCCTTCCTCTGCACGCTGTTTGGTGAGTGGGCGGGATTCCTGGCAGTGTTTTGCTATGACACCTTGTTAACCCAGGCTGATGACATCTCTTCTTTTCTTGTAAACAGTGTACCAGTGTCACGGGGCCTGTGCAGAGGTGGACTCGGACACTGAAGCTGTAGCAGGCAAGGGTTTTAAACTGGGCTGCATCTCCTGCAAAAGAAGGAGTGAGGTGAGAGGTGAAGCCAGCGTCGAATGGTACTTCAGGCCAAAAGGGGAGGCTGACTTTTTTCTGGTGAGTGTTTCCATGAAGTGGGATTTATGGCCCTGCAGATCTGGGTTTCCtcccatctttttttaaaaaaaaaaaataaacatttattagaAGAAGGAACAAAGTATAGAAGTAACTTGctgctttatttatataaaataaacactgttcaATATATTTTCAGGGGAGACGACAGTAGGAATATGATTGTGGAACTGCATTCGTTTTCAGTTTAGAAACTTACATTTGTGAATCTGAAATTTGgcacagaattaaaaaaaatcagattaatCTGAAATTCACAAGAGTTTGCGTTATTGTCTTGATGGAGTCCAAATAAAATATCTTTCCAAACCAATCGGGAATCACTTACATAAACGTAAACATGCTGTTTCAGTAGGCAGGAGTAGAGGTAAAGCTAAAATAACTGAAAGACAAACTCATGTAAGATTACATAATGTCAGGTTTGAGTCTTTTTAAGGACACTTTCGGTAGGATAAAACCAGTGGAGCACTTTAAAGGATGCTTCTTTCACCTTGTTAATAAAGTAGAAGAAAATAACTGCAAAAGCCAGAGCTTCTTCCAGTTACTATCACACAAAACGATTTCAGTACATTTGAAGGAGAAGCAATATCCTTCAGGAAAAGAGCTCTCATTTCCTAATTGCAGTTTTGATGATGGAGATTAAAACAAATTTTAGTCTTCCAAGATCCTCACTGTGCATCGCTGAACTGGATGACATACACGTCAAGAAGTGGGCCGGTGTTGCACCAAAAAGATTTCTGATGTTTctgatgtatgtatgtgtaatagCTCCTCGTGTTGGTAAATTAACTGGATTTATGAAGATGTTATCTATAAAATAATACCTAAATTCTAATCAACCCAATCCTTTTTGGCCAATTTAATAATATCTTTACAGAACTATGGTGCTATTTATGCTTGTTGCAATTTCTGCAAAATCCcttgaaaaatacatttatgtcAATGACACACAGCGAAGCCGCTACCTCTGCTGGACCTTAAATTCTGCTTTGTACACAACAAGCAGCACTGCTGACTATATGGGAGGTTTGGAGCAGGAAGTCTTAGTCATGCAAGCATCCATAAAATCAAACTTGTGGGCTACTTCTCTCAGGATTTGAGCTATTTATATATGCACTTATATATAGTGCACACCAAAGCTCTCCTCCTTCCTGTCGCTCTCACTTACTCGCACATAGACACCTACAGTACGGTCCTCAGTCACATAATAGCACCCAGTGATGAGACCGTCATGAGCTTCAGATGGGAATCAATTGGAACATTTTACTCCACTGAAGTCATCAAAGTGTCAGAGAGAGCTCTGCTGACCTTGTGCTGGATTCTCTGTTTGATGCCGCAGTGCATGCTGTGTTAATGTAGCCGTGGATGTATTTCAGTATAGTAGTGTCTGAACGGTCGTTTtataatttacaaaaatatGCCTGAACAGTTTCAGGGGAAAGTGTGTTTCATATGGGGTGACTGGGGGTGTAGACAAATTTAAATCGGAGGCAACACATCCATCTACAATATGGTAACGAGGTATTTTCCTCTCACATGATATCCATTTGGAGCTGTCAAGTGTGTTTACTTAACCAATTAACTGAAAATCTAAAAAATGGAGTATGTTTTTTACTCATGAACCTGgacatttttttcattgttgctTCCAATTTGAAATCAAACAATCAGGGTACAGCTGAAGTGTAGACTTTCTGCTCTAATTCAAGGGTTTAACAAACATTTAGCAATAAATGTTTACGAGTTACTGACAGTTTTTACACTAAATCCTTGATTTTCAAGAGATATGAAACACAtttccaaaataataataataataataatacatcgTAGCCTAAATAACATAATAGCTCATTGGTGGATGTTCATATTAGACACCGCCAAAGTTTCAGCGTTTTTAAAAGTAACACCTGTGAGCCAAATGCTCTGTTTCTGACAGTTTCTTCTACCCTtggctctgtgtgatgtcatggAGTGCGTATATCCCAATAGAGTCATCTCAGACACCTGGTATTAGCTGTGAGAACAGAAGCTCCACCCACAACTGTTCCGATCTTCTGTTTAGGGggggacagccaatcagaaataAGTTCTCTTTAAGGGGGGAAACAAACTGAGCGGCTACACCAAGGCCCAGAATAACATAAATAATGAAAGATTAATTTTAACCGTCACTCATGCAAAGGTGTTGCATAAGAATATGTAACTGGTAATGAACACAACCTTAAATGATCTCTGTGTCGTCCAGATGTACACCTACAATGAGGATGGCCCCACCATTGAGAGTGACCAGTTTGAGGCTCGTGTCGACTGGAACGGAAGCAAAAGGAGCAGAGACATTCAAGATGCGTCCATATACCTGttaaatgtcaccttcaatgaCTCGGGCACTTACCGGTGCTTTTTCAACCGCATCCTCTCCTACGAAAACTACGAGTACAACGACGTTGTCAGCAAAGTGGTGCACCTCAGTGTGGTGGGGAAAGGTACGACTTTATACAGGTCATTAGTATCTGAGCAAGTAGACTTAAAGACATCTGAAGACAGTTAACAAGAAAAAGCTAATTTATtgctaaatgttaaaatatATTATGCATATTGAAATAAGGTTGAAAAGTGTGGTTTGAGCAGTCAGATTTAgattttttgaatttttttgaaTGAATTTATCTTACGTGTAAATGTGGCGATCAATGGTGGAGATGGCTGAGCATTTTCAGGCCTTAATTAGACTTAAGCAGACTCTGTCATTGCAGAAGCATTTCACAAACTGATTCACACTCACACAATACAGACCGTCACTCTTTTAAATCTCACTGTGAGTGCAGTGTGCATTCCTATTAACCTGGAGGTCCCTGAACAACAACGGAGCTTTAATATTATGAGAATGCAGCCTGCCTCCATTTTCAGAGGTTGAAGATTCTGGCACTGTCAATAAAGCAGCCTCCTAGTCTCTGTTATGATTAAAATGGAAGCAACATTCATTTTGTTTCACTTCTATTTCATCAGTGGCTGATATTTACTCTCTACAGTTTTCAATAGATGGAAGAAACATGTCTAATCGTGGATACTGACACGCTGCCAGTTCAGCAGCTTAGCTGAATTATTTAATGTTTCCTGATAAATGCATTACTATCAGGCAGCATAACAGTAAGCATATATAACTGTGCGCTCTTTGGTTCAGTCTCCCAGACACGGATCAAGTCTAGTCTTAGACTTTGCGGCGATCTTAATTTAATTTCCCTTTGAATCTAGGACTAGGCTTTAAATACGTCTGGAAAACTGTCTCTTAACTGTAACTTTGGAACAAATTATGATTAATTAAtagatattttgcaaatatttagACTCTTAAGAGAGCTTTGCATAAACGAATGCCTGCAAATTGTAATGAACCGAAGCAATGTTGTGAAGTGGTCCAAAATTCCTCTGCAAGAACATGAGAGACTGTTAAAGtcattttattatatattatatattttgatTAAACTCAGTAGTGTCTCACAGGCAGACTGCACAATGTCACAAAAGTGATTCTTCTGCAAGAAAAACTAAGACTATTCAAGCACAGAATTCTTTATTTCGATGCGTGTGGCTCTTGTGGTTGAAAACAAAAGATTTTAGATAGAACAGATGTTTCCTCTTTAGGTTTTAGGTGGTTTCAGCTTTTTCTCGACCCCGTCAGGtcacctttgttttgtttgtttgtctcgtCTTTCCTGGTTTCCTGTATGCAGCCACCAGAGGTACAGCTTCCATCGTGTCAGAGGTCATGATGTACGTGTCCATCATCGGCCTGCAGCTCTGGCTCCTCATAGAGATGATATACTGTTACAGAAAGATAGCAGCAGCTGGAGAAGAAGCATTACGAGAAGCGGCGTAAGTATTTTTCTCTTACACCTAAATGCAtgctgacttaatgcatgtcAGAATCTTGTATATACAGTTGAGCCTTTTCATTTCAAGATTCAGCTTGAAAAGATATACAAGATGTGCTTATATGTTAAAGGCTTATAAAAGTGTTTCTGAGTGCAGTTATGAACTGGATGCAGATATGTTGGCCAATATTAGTTTGTAgctcaaaataaaatgagtcaCGCGTTGCTATTGTGGACCAAGATGTGTAATTAAGTCATTTTACAGttgaaaaggaaacaaacatATCTGAGACTCCTTATTTTCTGGCACTTATTGGCATGCATATTTGTAGATATTGATGAAAGACAAATTTGGGTTAAGGCCCGGTCACACCAGCATTATAAACTCACTCAGAGgtgcaaatgaaagaaaattttaGGTCTCCAGCTGAAGGAAGTAAACACTGTGTGAGTGTAAGCTAGGGATTCCAGAATTTTGCATCTGCAGGTTGGGTAAAAACATTTTAGGTGTTCCAATTaggcaaaaattaaattaaaataattgtAGTTCACActaacagtcacctcaaggtgctttaaatGTCACAGATTTCAGGCCGAACCAAATACAGCTTTTAGAGATGGactaattaaacagaaaaaaacctaaaacatTATTGAGACAATGTGGaaaattaaagaaacagaaacatgacaTAAAGCTAAAGAGGGCAGCAGGGTTAGAGTGTAACTGAACAAAAAACTGATAGAAACTGAGGCATTAAATGGGCACAGGAAGCAATCAGGAAAAGTGGAAACACTAGATTAACAGGGcacagctgaaactaattaagacaataagaaaggaaataatattaatgataatGTACAAGAGACCGaaaagcaacaaaataaaacaggaagtacccAAATGGGGAAACCAAGGAAAAGAGAAACACTTGACAACAAAATTCAAGAAGACATCAGAGAGACCAGACcaaaccaaatcaaatcaaGTATAGGGGTATTCTAAACGTTGAAGAAAAACTGATTTCAAAAGTAAGAAGAACTAAAACACTAAATGAGAATCTTGAGATGAAATAGAACCTAGAAGTAATCAACACATCCGTTACATTTTTGCTATAATTACAAAAAACCTCAACGATAAACTAAGAAATCCTTACCGaaggaaaaacccaacaaaatcCACAGATTATGTTCTTTTATTGCAAGGTAAAGACTGCACATCGTTATAGAGAGAACCCACAAAAAATCAGAGGATCCACTGTGAGTAAGAACtaccttttaacaagaagaaccTTCCGGCAGAACCAAGCTGTGGGAGGGCAGCAACCTGGCCTGAATGGTTGAGAGATGAGGGtaaaaggaagaaaggaaaggaaagcagAGAGAGACCACGAGCAGACACAAAGTATGGGAGGAAGTAGACAAAGGTTGCAGTAGTTGCATATAAGCACATCCAGGAGAGTGGGAAGAACTGCTCAGTGCCTCATGGGAAGTGTCCCAGCAGCCTGAAGCAGCATACCTAAGGGATCAttcagtcacctgatccagccctaactataagctttataaaataaatgagagcattctttggagttgagagggtatttgtctcctgaatccaaacaggAGAAAATGACATCATAAAAAGGTGGATGTTAACCCAACCCAAACTCAACCCTAAATGCTCATTTTAACTCATGACCTGTTGCATGTTAAGAAGTTAACTTTCCTCGGTGTGCAAAAGGAGAAGAATCACAGAAGAGGGATATGGTTTGGCAGACTGCCAAAGAGACAAATTTATATGCAGAAATGATAAGAGATATGTGAAAGCAGTTGCGGTTTCCTTCTCATTGATACTTGTTTATTAGGTGTTATTTTGGCTTACAGTGTTTGACGTGAATGGTACTTTCCTCAAAAACAAATTTGGTGTGAGTCGGAAGTTGTGAAAAGTGTGTATTTCCCCATGAGTCATGTCATTGTTTATTGTCCTGCTATAATCACACCTATAATTTTAACTTTTGCCTTTGCCTGCTATATCATTGTTTCCTTTACTATAAGACTGTCGCTGTCTCCATCGTGTTTGTGTGCGTTcacttgtgtgtctttgtcccgTTCCCTCTTGTCGCCTTGTCGTGTTTTCATCCTGCCATCCTCCTCCCTAGTCAAAACCAAAACCTTCCTCCTGTAAGTcgaaaagaaaatcaaacctgtatctttttatttttgcattttttaaccCATGT is a window of Maylandia zebra isolate NMK-2024a linkage group LG22, Mzebra_GT3a, whole genome shotgun sequence DNA encoding:
- the scn1bb gene encoding sodium channel, voltage-gated, type I, beta b, which gives rise to MALLRFLLFSFLCTLFVYQCHGACAEVDSDTEAVAGKGFKLGCISCKRRSEVRGEASVEWYFRPKGEADFFLMYTYNEDGPTIESDQFEARVDWNGSKRSRDIQDASIYLLNVTFNDSGTYRCFFNRILSYENYEYNDVVSKVVHLSVVGKATRGTASIVSEVMMYVSIIGLQLWLLIEMIYCYRKIAAAGEEALREAANAEYLAIASESKDNCAGVQVGE